AATGCCCGTCTTCTATCCCTCGATTCTTCCTTACTCGCGATCATTGaactatataccatactggaacgagcacaggctaccccctccattcgacaaaacggtcagacaaggcagtgactcggtaccggatttctctttctatctcgtctACTCTCGACTAATAGTAGCTGTGAACACGTGACCAAAACTGTTGGTTGGATAGAGAGATCCGGGTCCGAACAGCTATCTCCATCTGACCGGTCGAGAACAAAGgcgtgctcgttccagtatggtatatatttcaatggccagtattcatagtccgttcttatatttaagattgtcttaagcacggacttatattcgctctcttcgtcacacatagattgtgtctgacgaagaaagcgaatataagttcgtgcttaagacgatcttgaatataagaacggactatgaataccgcccaatGCTCGCGATCCGTCTTAAACGCTTCATCGTGGCGGCGATCAATCTTAATCGTTTCCTCGACAAACGAGTGGGGAAAGAGGGGAGCACTTTCGAATACGCCTTCGTTAGTTTTCTAATTATTGTTCGTAAGAATGACGGAAggaaaaaaacaagatttatAGTTATTCCTAAGTAAATAACCAATTCTCCTTggtgttaaatatttcatattcacACATTAATTACATCGAAAAATTACGTTAGATATGCCAGAGACaaacatgaataaaattaaaaattttatggttAATCGCCAATTTCACAGAacggaaattttattctttataccTTTTTTCTGCCTTATTCTTTGCAAAGCACGCGTGAATGCCGAATTGAGAGATCGTACGTACGCAAATTTGAAACCGGTTATCTGACACGCTCGTCGTGAAGGAATTAATAACATAAGAGAAGATGAAACGAAGGTCGATTGGGGCTCGAAAAAACACCGGACGACAATACTATTTTTCCGCAGCTACAAAGTGCAATAACGTGCGAGGTAGCTGTATCAGATGAGTTGCGAGGCACGTTTCATAGGCATTGCACGACTTCGTCGAAATAATGCGGTGCCGCGAGATCGAGCGTACGTGCAGTGTTTAGAttattaagtttaaatttagCGCGGTCTATTGTAGCGAAAAAACAAATgggcgcgttcagcagaacaaaccGCTTAGTAGCAATCGAACGTGATTGGTTCTTACTTTCAGAACCAACTAATTAACAGTCGAGATTCAGCGGAAAATCTACAACTGTTGAGTCTGCTGAACGCGGCCATTGAGTGTAGCGTAAGCGAGCGAGCGTGCGTCACGAGAGATAGAAAGATGTCACGAACGATACAGTACAATTTATTTGAGTACCAcgagttttttattttatatcattagtCATTGTATCAACACGTtcaataaagttataaatcacaaaaagaaattgcatttaataagataaaggCCCTTAACAAGGCCAGGATCGCATGGACGCAAAGCACAGATACAGAAGAGTGGCGTCtgtgaaaaagaattataaccTAACGAGTTATAGTTTCGTACATGCGGAATATCAAACGGACGAGTCTCGGTCAAATTTtgcatctctttctctctcggccAGGGCCGCTTTCAAATATTCGGATACATGTGACTTGTTTACGCGATTGCGAATGTACTAAACGAACGAGCGCGTTGTGTTTTGGCAgcaaattatcattatttaataactgacaactataaaaataatacacgcATTGCGATGTCATGTTTTTGTCACATTTTATCTTCAGAGAAAATGTATCTgtcaattaaatgttttatttctgaaataattataataattaatcaataaatatgcattataaagtaaaataaatacattttaattatggCAAAGGATTAAACTGTACATAAATCACGTTGTAGACGCGACAAAGAGTGACGATAGAGTGTAAAACGAACCAAACCGttccatcttttttttattcagtcgGCGTGCGCGCGAGCGGGAATAACGCGGCATCGCCCGGACGCGTGGAATATCAACGAGCGCACCGGTCGTTCTACGATGTTTCTGCATACTACCCGACGTACGATTTATTCGTCCGCACTTTATCTTTCCGctatgtattttttgcaaatatattttttagcgtCGAAAACGATATGTTTTCGTCGAATTCGAGGGTGCATTTATCATAGCAGGTTTTTTCgtgttttgatattttattttcgaatttctACCAAAATCTTCAAGgagtttctcgatatattatacaatcctttctttttgcagctattcaataaatatctatCTTAGGGTTAATAAATAGCAGATTTTATACATCAAACAGTCttgcaaaatatacaagatattgCTGACAAAGCGAGGTAAAGAtctctatttatataatgtgcAGTATCACGTAAGCAGCGACAAGCTCTCCGACAAATTGCACACACACGCACCGCGAACGCTTTATTCCACCGGCGTGTCGAGCGTATGCGCGAAATATTAATCGCGACACTCGGATCGCTAGATTGCCACCGCGGGCATCCTTAATCCGCGACTGCACGCGTCACAACACATGCGCGTTGCATTAAATCACAATATAAAACTccgtatatttgtatatttatttatctatattcgAAAGGACATCGCGCATATGAATATCAAATTTCGCAGGTGgcaaaaaaatttggttttttttagaaaaacataAATGCATCGAGATGcatgttttaaatacaatgtgagatttttgcaaacaaatttgcgtaattttatattgtaaaaaatatattttaacgtaaCGTCTGTATCGCTTCCTCGATATAcagcagcgctcggaattagttgcacattttgggccgatttccgagacaacgcttcctgttcccccactatcgctcggccgctggcggccgagccgccgatagctctggctcaggagcgttttatattagaaataggctggattgtttaggcatctttcgggaaatcgtaacattttctccactacataaataatgtttatttttattaatacataatatatatatatatatttaattattaatgaaaataaacattatttatgtagcaaagaaaatattactattttctgagaggtgcctcaacacaacccgcctatttcttatataaaacgctcctgcgccagagctatcggcggctcggccgccagcggccgagcggtagtggggtaacaggaggcgtcgtctcgggaatcggcccgaaatgtgcaactaattccgagcgctgatatacagggtgtcccgcgtAACTTGTCCCACCGGAAACTGGGAGGTAGATgggattaaaataaatataaaagtcctttaccgttttacgatattcgcaataataaacgagatattaatttttacatttggacTAATGAGAGCGCGTTGAAAGAAGCGCTCCAGCCGCTTAAGGTCTAGCCCGGCTCGGCGCGGTGCGGCGAGACGTGAGCCGGGCGCCGAGCCACGGCGCGTTTCCCCTCTTGCCTTTCCAACGCGCCGCCCGCAGCCAATGTATGATAGACTAGGCCGGGCTAGACCTCGAGCGGCTTGAGCGCTTCTCTCGATGCGCTCTCATTAgtccaaatgtaaaaattaatatctcgcttattattgcgaatatcctaaaacggtaaaggacttttatatttatttcaatcccaTCAACCTCCCAGTTCCCGGTGGGACAAGTTAcacgggacaccctgtataagcgaactgtatattttttcttctgcaCTTTTTTTTCATGCGAACCGAAATGTCAGCAAAGAGGCGGCGACGGTTGAGGTGGTTTCTATTATTGAATCGTCGTCTTTACCCCATTGATAAAGCGTTACTCCACACGCGTAACAAGTCACTACGTCGTGCACGgcgacgaaaaaaaaaccgtaaaaACTCAATTAAACAGAAGAAACTTTGTCATTCGCTTTCCATGTCGCGAACAATTCGCGTCTAATATGTATTTGTGAATAAAGAGgaaattttgcttttactGCACTCGGCGACGATGACATGATGATCGTAACGATACGAACGATTGTCATCAATATGGCGAACGTCACTTGTGGATAGTGGGAGATTGGGACCATAAATAATTCGATAATAAGGAAGTGGTGGGAGattgagggggggggggtcgGTCGTTTTTTATCGTTCCCCCCTCTCTTTCTATTCATTTGTTCTTAAAAGTGACGAGTTGGTGACTGCTCAAACATCATTCAAAAATGTCCACCTGCAGTGGTGAGTTTGACAAACTCAGTCCAAATATTGTTTCGTGCTGTGCCGAGATAAAACGCAAAACGGAggaattgaatattttgaaacgcAAATGCAAAGAATACGAGAAAGATATATCCGACATGACAGCTAAATGGTTACAGGCTAAGACAGATTGGACACATTTGGACAGTATAATGAATGTGCTATCGGGAACAATGTgccataataataataataataataataataataataataataataataataataataacaataagaaaaatgaCACGGATGTTGTGACAAGTAATGACGATGACAGCATTAATCTTCCGAcgacatttattataaaacaagaaTCGAATACCGTTCCTACATCTATTACGATCGACGATGAAAATTATTCCAATGGAGAAATCACCAAAGAACAATTATTGAATGTTAATTATAGTAACagtatgaagaaaaaaagtgaTGATAATGACGGTGGTGCTGGTGATGATTGTAGTAATGTCGGTGATGACGAATCTACGTCTAAAAAATTCAGATATGATGGTATTAAGATGGTTGTTGgagataataatgatgatgaatGTGagtattatcaattttaaatgtttattaccATCTATCACgttaatgtatatatgttttttctcTTACATGTCGTAGATTTCATTGAACCTCGTATAATAATCGATGACTCTGATATACCGAACCTTATTCCGAGCGTTGCTATGTGGCTACCGAGTGAAGTGCAGCAACAACGTCAATCATGGTTATCGGACAAGATATACATCGCTACGGTGGATACTAAACActacataaaaatgttgtgTAGTGAGAATACGAGATCAAATTATATGAAGACTTGTGTGTACAATACCGTGCTGAAACGTCGGACAGATATACCCAGTCGTTATCCATATTTGCAATCGATTCAAAATGTAAAGGGATATATCTATAGTGTTCATTTGGGCGACGACAGTCAGCGAAAACTCGTCGAAACAAAAacgaaacaatatttattacctATATTTatgactaataaaaaattttacaatattttgcaaatacacaaaaaaagaaaaaatatgatgtttaaaaaaattacgagtATTCCGACGTTCGATCGTAGACGCGAGTCTACATTAATTTacaatcaaacaaaaaatatttttctttatattccAGATCGATACtgcgaaatttttaaaattgtatcgtATGTTCGTGACAGTGACagtgataattatattgatgGAGACAGAATAAAACATCATCATTACATCGTATCTGGGTGTGATGAGAATGATCGATACAATATTTGCGTTGACAATAATATTgtgacaaataatattttggctgtaaataattttgtagttGTCACGTTTAGCAATATCAATGACGATGAAAAACGTTTGATCGATCCTGTAGTGGAAAAAATATGCACTGATACGATCAGTAGCAATATGTTGTATTCGCgttatcgtttttaattttgtttttaataaatctttacaatacgattcataaatatattcaaatgttactgcatattttttattcgtttattCATTTGTCTGTCGAATATGattcaatattacaaaatttttttgagtCATCATAACGTTCTCGATATATATTCGTAGTAACGATGGTTTTTGAGTGCGTAAACCAGACATGCG
This window of the Linepithema humile isolate Giens D197 chromosome 1, Lhum_UNIL_v1.0, whole genome shotgun sequence genome carries:
- the LOC105679710 gene encoding hybrid signal transduction histidine kinase L-like, whose amino-acid sequence is MSTCSGEFDKLSPNIVSCCAEIKRKTEELNILKRKCKEYEKDISDMTAKWLQAKTDWTHLDSIMNVLSGTMCHNNNNNNNNNNNNNNNNNNNKKNDTDVVTSNDDDSINLPTTFIIKQESNTVPTSITIDDENYSNGEITKEQLLNVNYSNSMKKKSDDNDGGAGDDCSNVGDDESTSKKFRYDGIKMVVGDNNDDEYFIEPRIIIDDSDIPNLIPSVAMWLPSEVQQQRQSWLSDKIYIATVDTKHYIKMLCSENTRSNYMKTCVYNTVLKRRTDIPSRYPYLQSIQNVKGYIYSVHLGDDSQRKLVETKTKQYLLPIFMTNKKFYNILQIHKKRKNMMFKKITSIPTFDRRRESTLIYNQTKNIFLYIPDRYCEIFKIVSYVRDSDSDNYIDGDRIKHHHYIVSGCDENDRYNICVDNNIVTNNILAVNNFVVVTFSNINDDEKRLIDPVVEKICTDTISSNMLYSRYRF